The DNA sequence GCAGTGGTACAAAGCTCTTAGAGATGCACTACTCTGCGTTGGTTTCATACACTCAGCAATTGACAATTCTTTGTTACAAATACATTCGGGAAGTTTTATCAAGAACCTCCATGGACAGTGCTAAAGAAGTACTAACTCCAATATTAACTACAACTAAGCTCACAACTACAAGTGATTCCGTGAATGTTGATGGGGTTGAGTATAGAGAAACAATTGGTGCACTTCAATATCTGGGACTCACACATCCAGACATTGCCTTTGTTGTTAATAGACTAGCTCAGTTCATGCAAGAATACCATTGGGCTGCAGCAAAGAGGCTTCTCAGGTATCTCAAGCAAACAATGTTCCATGGTCttctcttacaaaaaaaaagctCAATTTGAACTAAAGACATATAGTGATGCGGACTGGGCATCAAACATAGACACTCGAGTTTCAACCACTGCCTTCATAACATTTATTGGTCCAAATCCAATTTCATGGTCagcaagaaaacaaaaggcaaTCTCCAGATCATCAACAGAAGCTGAGTTTCGAATACTTTCAATTGCTACCACCGAAACAATGTGGCTTAAATCACTAATTCAAGAACTTGGTCTTAAACTTCTGCAAGCACCTCAAATGTTTTGTGACAATATTGGAGTCAATCATTTCAGTTTGAACCCAGTTCAACATACATGAATGAAACACATTGAAATCGATCTTCTCTTTGTTCGAGATTTCATCAAGAAATGAACAATTCATGTACATCACATCATATTATGGATCAACTAGCTGACCTCCTCACAAAACCACTATCCCGTCAAcgatttcaaatcttaatatcCAAGATTGGTGTTGCAGACGGCACATCCATCTTGAGGGGGCATATAATGACAACTACAAATCATGCACAAAATCTGCATTAGGAATTGTAACTGATActcatttaattctttttgaTTTGCTTGATTTGTACAACACATAGTTTGCTATATGTTAGCTTAAGTTTAGGAACAGTTTTTGGTTtcaaaatctatataaatatgtCTTCATCATCTAATGAAagtgtgtgaatcattttctccAAACTTTGTATAAATCTCTATAACAACACATTGAACTCAGGctaatatttctcaaacttagcaAGCATTTAACAAGACATTTTCTTCATGTAGTCATCTTCTCTCTCAAAGTGCTCCTTTAAtgtcaaataaattataaacactGCTGGAAAATACAAATTGCCTGTAGGGTATTGGTTTCAGAAAAGTCACAAatgatatcataaaaaattgcCAAGAAAGTGTTAATCTTCTCCACTTTTTCCCACTCAAATGTTGATagacaaaacttaaaattagaatCAACAACTCCAAAATGACAAAAAACACGACGATAGAAAAGAGAACTCTCAAATATAAGAAAAGTAGAATTCCATCTAGTGGAGATATCCTATTTCAATCATTTCTTACTATCCAAAGACATTTGATTTGTTTgaatctaaaaaattttctttcattatttgtGATCTTTTGACAGCTTTCTTAATGTTCAATTAAGTTTTTAACAACTCTACTGAAACGTCATTAAAAGAAGCACCGTCTAAAGTCAATGTAAAAATCTTACGTCGTGTTCTCGtaacaaattatttaacttttcaaacAAAGATATGTCATTATGTGGTGGtggcataaaagaaaaattcaaaatcattttatgtAAAACTCATTTATTATCCAGAAAATGTGTTGTAATGCACATATAACCATCAGTGGTTATGcatttaatccttttttttctcgATGATACACCTTAACCGAATCAGCCTTAGCAGTATTTCTAGAAATAATTGGAACATCTGGACgcaaatattgtaataaagatctcacctataaatatttaataaaccaAAAAGACAGTTCATGCTTCACAATTGCGCCTACCAAGATTTCTCTAAATTATTCAGAATCAAATTTGGAAGTGCTTACCAAAACAGATCTACTATTTTGTACAAACGTCAACTAACCAATATCTCTTACACTTCTTTTAGGGCATGTGTCAATGTGATGCTTCAAATTTCCGGTTCCATATTTGCTTGCTGCCATGTAAAAAGCTCCACACATCTTGCACTTGGCTCGAGCCTTATCATCACCTTTGCCAGAATTAGGAACCATCTCAAAAAAACTCCACATGTTTGActgtttctttcattttgctTTAGCTTCATCATTAGGAAAACTTTCCGAGTTCAGCACATCCAAGTCAATCAAATCGTCATTTTCGCCTTATGCCTCACTCATTTGACATTTTAAAAAAGTCGAACATGAAAATCAGCAACTATTTAAGTATTTAACCATAATTTAAAAGATTGAAATGAAGAAATGTAATTTCTGCGCAATTCAAGATTTATGCACAACAATTACACTATAATTATAAATCTTATCATGGGATGCTAATAAGGTGGCACATATAGTAAAGaacattgtttttcttttcctttattgttTTGTTGGTAACCAATAGACTGTCAAAAGGGAAAacaagcagaaaaataaaaatgaaaggaaagtgGAAGTGGAAGTAAATACACGATTAGAAGGTAGAGATTGTAACTGAAGTACGTAAGATGACTCAACTTAAACTTGTATTAATATGAACTAATAACAATAAGTTGGGAGTGCCTCCTGCACACTATTCgttattcattttcttcaataaagtAGTTATtacttacaaaataaaatcaataaaaagacTTACTATTTGCATCTTATGGACATGTTAAGAATTGATTTgaatattagagagagagagacacacacacacacacacaaaatgaTGGATGCATATAGTAGAGAAAAGCTTCAACAGTTTACTTTGTTTTTAGCactaaaaaactcattttatgcTCGTCATATTATGTATAAATGGGAAAAGCTTATGAAAAACTTAGATggaaactaaaaattaaaaaagaaatttattttgcaCAGAAAAGAGTTGTATCCTTCCACAACTaataccaaataaaaattatcaccACTTTTCTTTCATTAGATAACAAAGATGATCATTCTATTGTAAGTATGATCAATATATGACATGAAAATTATTGATCATGAAAATTAAGGAAAGATATCAGCAAAATAGGAAATAAATCAAATGGTCTGCAAAGCAGCTTGAAGAGTAGcaataattttgatagttttaGTACTTGTGTCTTGCTGGAGACCAAATCTTGATCCACCGCTTTTTAAAATCTTCTTGAGAATAATTACTACAAGCAGATGCTACGTTAATTTTTACTCGTGTCCTTCATTATCAATTGGGTTGTTAAACAGTTgtgtttatataattattgatcTTTGGTATTGTTTTTCCCTCAATTATCTGTAATAGCATTGTGCTAATTTTGAATGATTCTGAGTATACTATATGGAAGTTGTTTTGAACCCTATTTCTAACGAAAAATTTTGCTCATAATCTTCAAATCACAcaccatacataatttttttatttttttctcttaccaaatatgtggtgtatggatgatgagtagaataaattaattagtttaggaagaataaaactaaaagagattttaaaaaaattaaaataagtgtgatgtgtagtgtgtaaggatgatgagtaacaaaactcatttcTAGCATACATATTCGGTTGTTGAGTTTAACATTTTGTTATATCCACAACAAGCAAAGCCTTcaagaattacaaaaataaaatgaatataaatttagaaatatgATGAGTGTAGTTAGTATAGAacaaattccaatataaaaacaatttttaCTACTAATCAAGCCAATTTCAGATCAAAACAACGAGAAAGAATCAGAGATCGAGTGCTAGGGTTTAGTGTTACCCTATTGTTGGAGATTTGGAGAGAATAAGTGAAGTAGGAGCTGCTACCAACTAGAGAAGAGCAGCTCTGAAGCAGGAAAGAGCCGTGCAGGAaccaaacaaattataaatcttaaaaaaaataattaaagagatgaGAAGAATGAACATGTAGTAAGTGGTTGATCTGTGACCCTTGAGTTGTGAGGCAGGATTGAGGAGAAAAGAAGAAGTGAGACTTGGGAGATGGCCAGGGACGCTGTGACACAGCTGAGCGACTAACAGCTGAACGGTGAGGCTTCGACTCGTGAGGGAGGTGGCTCAGGTGGCAATGTGGGTTAGAGTTTTTTCAAAACAGGGTTAAGAGTAAGAAGATGAATGTGAGAATCTGAGATTGTAAATTTTGAGGATccgagagagtgtgagactgtGAGTGTGGTGGGACTAAAGGTCTTTTagtttttaggtataagggtaaaaatgtaattttaactttcttaacaaGTCATAACGGATTGACTCGTTAGTAACCTATTAAGTAATCATGTCTTAACGGGTTAATCCATTTGATCTGAACCAGTTAAAACTAAATCCAAACCCGCTATTATAGTGTCGTGTTtgtgttgggttaacgggtcgtgtcatatAATGCCACCCCTAATGAATACTAGtgaatgatttgaattaatatatttttatgagattttgaaaaatgagaaagaaaaaattgaataaaaatattataaagttaaaatattattataatataatttttgttttgagatttgaaaatattaagatttaaaattaaaaaatatttatatttgtggtgtttaaatattgagatcagataaaatgagttgGGAATACTTTGCTATCTAAACTAGACCTAAATGAAAAATTGATGGAGgtatctaattataaatttcatgaAACTTGAATATCAATCTTACAAAAACTAGAAACTAAGgccttaaattatataaacgTGAAAACTTgggttataattttataatttgacgtacatacaattatttatattttactctGCAATATGTGTTTGTttagaaggaaaacaaaaagtaaaaagaaaaaagaaaacctcaaaaGCATAGGATGCCTCAGCCAGCGGCCAACAGCAGTATCGGAAGTCAAAATTCAACAGAGACGCGCGCATAAACGAACAAGATCagcttcgtttggaatcacaattcctctcaactcatctcaactcatcattacaattttttcaaattccaatacaaaatataataaacaattcaactttttcaaatctcaaaataataataataataataaataatattttaataatattttattatctcaactcaactcaactcaactcacttcaacatccaaacgcaacctttaACGCCCCTAACTTTCCAAATTTCCGTTGATTGCTGCCTGCCATTAGTATTTAGTACCACTCGTCCCTCCCCTTCCACCGACATTTCCCTGTTTGCTTTCCCCTCCTCTTCCATTCCCCAATGCAAAAGCGATAACgttaaaacacataaaaactcGAATGTCTTGAAGAAAAACACCCCAAGACCGATTCGCTATCATCGTCTAAATCACGACACTCATTATGTACGCGTTGAAAGAGAGAGTGACGGATAGGCTCTCCCGTTTCTTCGCCGATTCTCCCAACTCCTCGTCCTCGTCCTCGTCCTCCTCTTCTCCCTCCCCTCTGGTAATCTctcctctttattttttgttctttgacACGTAAATAGTTGAGCCTGATTGTAAGGTTGGCTATCTGGAAAAGTTAGATCTGGGTGCCTGAAAGAATTGGAGTTTCTTCAGTTGAAATTGAATTTGGGTGAACTTGCTATTGATCGATTGAGATCCAATGTGGAGacggattatttatttatttatttgtcaaCTAGTGTTTGCTGAATTGTCGTTAAATCTAGCTTCTTTTTtacccctcccaaaaaaaaaaatctttttaattatcaagATAACTGCCAAAACTGGGTATTTTGGTTGTTGGAGTCATTCCTACTATTAAAAAACCAGGCGTGTAATTTTTGTTGTCGGAGTTATTCCTGTGCACACACTAGAAGGAAATGAGGTTTATATGATCTTCGAACGGATGTGGTTTTTAGGCTGTAGACGAAGTTAGCTTCTTAATTAGTACTCCACTGTTTTCTATTGTTTTAAtggattcttttaaatttttcagtgttcttctttaaaacattgttctTCTGGGTGGGGCCATTGTTTGTCCCGGActaaatgtccatgacttttctagttaggtatttctcatgtatactccttGTGAACTTGggctttgcatatttttatgaataaaacttcttgattaccaatccaaaaaaaaaaaaaaatcttttgggttttgattgcagggtatgtgaaaattttatttctttaagagagaaagatagagatGAGGTTTATGACTAAAAAGCAAAGTTTCAACTCAAATATGTCTTTTAAAACTATATGGATTAGTCAAGTTGATTCTTTCGCTTGTTTGGAAACAATTCATGAAAAAAGCATCTTCCTCCTTGTTTGCTGTATATTCCAATTGGAAGTGACTGATTTTCTCGTAttctatttgaattttgaatgtgTAATTTACTTTCATGATGATTTGAGGTTTATGAATGTGTAGGCCAGGCCTTGTTCTAAAGGGGAGAAATCTTtgtcttcatatttttcttACCTTATTCCTTCAGCCGGCTTTGGATCGAGATCAAATGAGCATCAACATGGTCTCAAACCAATTCAAGCACACCCTGCTCAACATAGAAATGCGAACTTTAAAGCTCTAGATGAATCCTTGGACGACTATGTAAAATATAGTCCAACATATGACAAGAAGGTAACACCAATTAATCAAGAAGATCATGAAGAACTGACTTCAGGAAGGAGCACTAGTGGGTCTGAAGGGTTTGAAGATGCAACCGATCAAAAAAGTCCACAGAAGCCTTTACCCTATCTCATGGATGAGTCTGCTTTTATTTCCACAGATTTGTATGAGTTCTTGTTGTCTTCCCTTCCTAATATTGTCAAAGGATGCCAATGGGTGTTGCTGTACAGGTCAGTTTTGATGAAAAGCTTATACACTCTGCAGTAAATGCAGTTATGTATCCTTGTATTCACATCTTGATTCGATATCGGTTCTTTCAACTGAAGGGCAGTACGTTGAAACATGGTATATCACTGCGTACACTTATTCGCAAGAGTGCTGACCTTTCTGGCCCTTGTCTGCTGGTACGCTAATATCTAAGTTCCAATGAGATCTCGTGTGGTGATACAATTTGGAGATTACCtatcttctatatatacatTCACTTTTTAGTAATGGTAGCTGATGTAATTGTGATGTACAACTTCTAGATTGCTGGTGATAGGCAAGGCGCTGTGTTTGGTGGGTTGCTGGAATGTCCCTTGAAAcctacaacaaagagaaaataccTAGTAAGTTAACATGTTATAATCATTATTGATATTAATCTTTGATAGATGTCTTCTTGATGAAGTGGCTATCTCCTTGATATTTCATCTATCTGGGTCTGTCTCTCtaattttctctttcaatatttgaagcatgatttttttttttttttgtgataggGAACAAACCAAACATTTGTGTTTACAACCATATATGGCGAACCGAGACTATTTAGACCAACTGGTAAGGACCTTGATTCAATCACATGTGTAATGCTTGCTCTCATGAGTTGCATCATGCATGTGAATAGGTGGTAGAGCCAAGTATTTGGTTGCCTTTTTGGACCCCTCAATGTTTGGTAATAGGAAGACAGGATACCCAATTTACTAAGATGTTAATTGGGACATTTATTCAAGCCTGGATTTGGTTGGCAGTCTTCAACTGCTACATTAAGAGGGCCGTTCCTTTAAGAGTTGCCCATATCAATGCTCGTTGTCATATGGATGTCATGGAATTTATGAACATTGAATGGGAAGAATGACCAAAGTCTTAAACGAACTCTAGTACACcttaaaatcaaagaaaaacGTATTGCAATGCCTGAGAAGCCTTTAATGGGCCGTTCTTTTGCCTAAAATGACATCATGTCAAAATTGTGTGTAGGAGCCAATCGATATTATTACTTGTGTTTGAATGACTTACTAGCATTTGGTGGCGGTGGTAACTTTGCCTTGTGCTTGGATGGAGATCTGTAAGTTGTTTCTTTGAATATTCTTCTTTGGAAttgtcaaattcaaaattttaatttgcaCCAGCGGTTAAGTAGATTCTCTTCTCATGCTTGTGAACTCTGTGAAAAGGTTAAGTGGAACCAGTGGACCGTGTGAAACATTTGGGAGCTTGTGCTTGGCTCATAACCAAGAGTTTGATTTGAAGAATGTTGAGGTAATGCCTGATGTTTAACCACTCTGTCTTGTACATTGTTAGCTTCCAGTGACTGTTTCACATTGTTACTTTTAGTTTTGCTTCCTTGTCTGGTGAGTGGGACGCTTTTTTTCTCTGGCTTGTCCTTTATATTGGTCGATGCTCTTGTTAGTTATAAATCCACTGTAGTTCATAAGAAAGATTTGAGTATTGGCTGCTGCCTCCCACTTCAACCCCCTTCATACTCCTTACTTATCTTGTTAAACTTACCAACCTGCTCCAAATCAGGGTATCCTATAATACAGTTACTTTGTCatgttatgcatatttgaaatCCATTCCATCCATTAAATTATACAGGTTTTCTGTCTACTAAAACCATTTGTAGTGTAGTGGCTGATGTGGCCGACTAGAAACACAACTTTAGGATCCCTAAAATCAGACAACCGGTAACAAGGGTAAGACAAATATTGTTTTTAGGTGTTGAGATAAGGTGAATCACAAATGAAGTGGAACAGTAGTACACGAGCAGCAATTTGCTAGAATGCCAACTCTGGTTAGCTCCAGTAAAATGGATTTACTTCTCAAAACCATGTGGAATTTCATTTTGATGAAAGAAATATAGAAATCATACCTATGTTAGCTCTTTCGAACTGTTGTTCCATTTACAAAAGCAGAGTCATGTTCTCAACTGCAAATTAAACTTTACTCTCGTTTCAATTTATATACCCGAAGAGATTTTAATGCAAGTCTTGTTGTGTCTTTTGCAGCTTTGGGGTTTTACGCATGCATCGCATTACCTTACCTAAGATGAGGCTCCCAGATCTGTCTTTCTTAATCTATTATGATCCTATTCTTTATTCATTTACATTAAATTTGcctccttttttatttaaaggagAGGTATGATGATGATCTCAGATGAGGGATTTTCCATTTGGTGAATTGGTAgatttctaaactaattaaaaattgCTTTCTGGCCACATGATCGATTTGGCAGTAGATGGTGCTTGATCACTCACGCCcgaataaataatcttttttccattaaaaaaaatgaatttacagAGCTACTGGTGTTGTAGAAGTTACTGGATACGAAGTGGCAGAGATCATTTGGGTGTAAACAATATTCTTGCGAACAAAACGACTGAGACTGGTCACAATAAAATGCTCCAAACTGGTGACTGACGCCAAGTCGTGAAAGAAAATGGTTGAGAGTACGGATAACAGCCTCGTTTCTTTTCTAAgttattttcatctcatatcatctaatcattataatttttacataaaataaaataaacaaataaatttttttgaattttaaaataaaaataatattaatatattttaataatattttatttaaggcTTGTTTAACTGCTGCTGCTGTTCAAACATTCAGTTCTAATTGCTTTACAACAGTACAAAGCCACCGACTGATGGTTAATAGGGCTGACCTGAAGTAGCAATTTCTATACAGCCCGCAACTCTTGATGTAGTGACCGTAAACATACCGTGGGCGTGGGAATGCGATTTGGGCATGAATCTCGGCATCCAATGCCATTGTAAGTTTGATCATTCATGATTAACAAGGTTGTTTCGATTGAAAAACTGAACTTTGGAATGCCCATCCCACATCGTTAATAATGAATACCATGAATTGCAAGCATGCCAGACTTGGTCTAGAAGCCGTTCTAAATTGCTTAACCTTGTCAGTGTAccaatttataacaaaaaagcATCGAATGTGAACAGCTTTCAAAACAATGTCGCATCAGCTACCCCACATTTGAACACACGGATAATAATGTTGGTCAACTCAAACGCTAATCAATAAGGGCAAAATCTCATTACCAaaagttaatagaaaaaaaaatgataatacaGGAGATTAGACGCGCTTAGAAAGTTATGATGACATGGGATTATGGGCCGACAGATATGACTATTTTCAGCTCAGTTTGACACCGCACCTCACAAGAACGATGCAGAATGCTCAAGGGTACTCTCTGCTCAATGGAGAGGAACGTGAGAATAGCGCCTACactaatataattaatgaaatctCTACCATTCAGTTCAGCCAATGAATTACAAGTAGCAGTAACAGAAACAGCAGGAAATACCAAGATTCCACTTCCTGCATAGGGCAACTTGAAGGGTGCTCTATGATTCTAATGGACCATCCTCACCAGGCAGGCCAAAAATGCGGAGGTTTCTATCCATTGATCCAACTGCCATATATTTTGCATCCGGACCAAATCTTGCACAGGTTGCTTTACCTGAAATAAGGGCAGAACAGACCGAACATCAAGGATTGACAGGTAAGAGccactgattaaaaaaaaaaaaaaatggggccCAAATTTAGAGAACCTGTGCCAGATAAATCAGGTATGGTCTTGATACAATTCCATTCTGATTTAACATTTGCAACTTGGTAAACTCTGCAGAAGCACAATCCCCAAATTAGTTTCCATGGCtgcaaaaaatcacaaaactacAGAAGCAAAACAGCATTTAGCACTGAAAGATGACTAAGTGACAGTTCAAGTGGTTGCCAAGAAAAGGTGGTTGAAGGGTTGCTAAAGTCAAGGCTAGAAACTGAATCTTAAGACTTGGGTTAAAATAGAGATGTCAGGTTTCTCACATGAACCTGCTAACTAATCAGCTAGGTTGGGATTAATTCATGAAAATGCTGTGATGTGGGCCCAACTACTCTTCCCACCATAGAAGAATAAGGGGGCAAATAAGGCCAGATAGAGGGAAAAGATGAGAGTGAATGTGGCTAAAGGAGCTCCTGGCATGCCATGAATTTCCTTCCAGTTACTTACTAGAGGCTGTTTGTAGAAATGACTGAAAGCATACATCAAAATAGCCCGAGCTAATTCAATATTAGAGatgattcatttaaaaaaaaaaaaaaaacatcttccAGACTCAGCGAAATTGGATTTGAAATTGattcaataagtttaaatattatCAAAGCCCAGTAGTTGTGGAGTTTTTTAACACCCACCTTATATCCGATCCGGCGATTGCAAGGTAACATCCACTATTGTCAAACTCCACTGCAAGCAGAAACAAGCTTCCATTAccaaatacatttttcaaacacTAGTATCATGTCAGTAAACAGGTAGAATAAGTAAAAGGATTAAAACCTCCCCAGTTCCATCACAAAGGCACAGGACAAAACAGACAAGAAAGAGTAATAATAGATCAACAAAACCATGTTTGATCTCAACATGGAGCCATCTATTTTGGGCATGgagatattaaaattacataccCGAGTTTGTTGGGGTATCTGAATCATATGGTGCAAATGTACGGAAGTTCCTTAATTTGCGTAGATCCCACAGCTTAACACCATCATGAGCTGCAGTCTGTCCATTTCATACATGAAATCAAACAAGATATGTCCAACCTCTATACACTGGGAATAATTTATTTGCAGAAAACTTACTGCAAGGAAGTAGCCATTTTCAGAGAAA is a window from the Juglans regia cultivar Chandler chromosome 7, Walnut 2.0, whole genome shotgun sequence genome containing:
- the LOC108990569 gene encoding oxidation resistance protein 1-like, translated to MYALKERVTDRLSRFFADSPNSSSSSSSSSSPSPLARPCSKGEKSLSSYFSYLIPSAGFGSRSNEHQHGLKPIQAHPAQHRNANFKALDESLDDYVKYSPTYDKKVTPINQEDHEELTSGRSTSGSEGFEDATDQKSPQKPLPYLMDESAFISTDLYEFLLSSLPNIVKGCQWVLLYSTLKHGISLRTLIRKSADLSGPCLLIAGDRQGAVFGGLLECPLKPTTKRKYLGTNQTFVFTTIYGEPRLFRPTGANRYYYLCLNDLLAFGGGGNFALCLDGDLLSGTSGPCETFGSLCLAHNQEFDLKNVELWGFTHASHYLT